From the genome of Solanum dulcamara chromosome 12, daSolDulc1.2, whole genome shotgun sequence:
TCCAGTGGAGACTAAAATCCAGCAGTCTACATTGATCGAGACCATCAATCATCTTCTGATGGTAGAGTTGGACTCTTTGAGCAGGCATCGTTTGCATGAAGTTCCAACATTTTCTTCTCGGGATTACACAGACCTAGAggataaaatgaataaaacacTGGTAATCAGAGAGTTGGCAACAAGGAGGAGAAATATTGTTGTATGTCTCAAATCTTATCAAAACAGCTTTCAATGACATCTAGCTGGTTTAATGGCGACTTAATTGCACTAGATACCATGGAAAGTTGTGCTCATGGAACTATGCTACCTTGTAGATTAACCGTACTAAACGAATTTGGAGCATCCCACAGAAACACCATCAGATGTTTCATAGAATTTTGGGATGAGGCAACAAGCAAGCAAAATACAGAGATCAATGATCGAAAACCAAGTGTAAAAATGCAATAACAAACAACTAGGCAATGTATTTGTTAGCCTTGGAACATTATCACATCACAAGATTGATACTTCCACCATCACTAATATATTCATAAGCTAATAGTACATGGACATTTTTTTATAGCAATATTTGCgccaacaacatacccagtgtaatctcacaagtggaTTCTGGGGAGAGtaagatgtacgcagaccttacccctatctttaggaggtagagaggttgttttcgatagaCCTATAGCAATATGTGCACCGTGTGTAGGAAATACACAAAATCAAACAATTTTTCATCTGCAGTGCTGAACGTTCAAATTTCATCGTCCAGGATGCACCAAAAGCAAAAGcattattttttatgtgtcaACACAAATTTATACACCACAAGAGCATCTGTGAATGGTGTTCTTAATGAAAGACAAAGAAACAGACCTGAACACTTTGGAATATCCCACACAGCAATAGAAGATGCTGTACACTCAGGTTCACATAGTTGCTTATTATTCTCATGATTGACATTCATTGCAAGCATCCAGGCTCCAATGGTAACATCCTCATTGCTAAACATTCGGAAACTGATAATTCACAGGAAAAGGAGAGAACTAATGAGCTATCACTCCTTTGACTAGAAAAAAGCAGACACAATAAGGcccaacaaaataaataaatgaatccCCGAAACACTGTGATGTGAAATGAATTTTAGAGACTGTAATGTGAAAGGATATATCCAGCTTTTTACCATAAAAATCTTGTGTTTAATCTAGACTTTAATTTTCCAAATGCCAATAGACATTCTCAACTTGAAGAATTATAAGAgcaatttcttttcttttctttttttgagataAGGGTAACAATTATAAGAGCAATTTCTTGTTGCTGAGATGTACTGGAAAAATGTCTGCATTCGTCTTGCACAACCGCCCCAGGAAAGTAATTATCATTAAGAGGGCGAACTTTGATATCTAACTACGACAAGCTATGGGGACGAAGGGTTTAAGAATAAGAAATCTTTGATAATTCTAGTTTTACAGAAAAATCATCACATCATGTCAAGGAAGTTGCCAACACATCCTCTTTTTTCCCTATATTTTAACAATGATTGACTTCCTATTAGTAACCTTAGCTTAGATGAAACAAGCTACTCTATTAATCAcatcatttaaaaatttgtATACTCAGTCTGATGCCTTATGGTTAGGGCTGTTCagagttttggttaaaaccaaaatcaaatcgaaaatttaaccaaaccgaataaaaaaaccgacatttggtttggtttggttttaaatttgaaaaaccgataatatttggtttggttatggttatagtaaaaaataaccgaataaataactgaaccaaaccgataattatatacataaaatttataattatttatatgtatagtattagcttttcataaataattaaagatagtttataccttttaattattaatttaattttgatctacttatttttaaggcccgTGTCTTAAAAGAATatgtccaagtccaacaatccaagcccaactcTAAATTCTAATAAGTCGTAAGCACTAAGCAGCATAAGGGTAAAACGTAAAAACCCTACTATCTATTTTCCTTTTACAATTCTGATTTCTGTTCCACTTCCAGCCTAAGAACAAAGCGTAAAAACCCTACTTCTCCGGACACTgttttgagcattgattagTTTGGAGCTTAAGCTAAGGAAGATGGTCGaagtacttttgattatattatggattctctagttagtttagtttaaatatgtaattttttcattttaatggacaaagttgtttgtattttggaacctctgtttgacttgttcttttaaatctaaACTGCGTTGCAAGTTTGGTCCACCTGATTTTCCATTAGCAACAAAAGTTCGCCCTTGTGGGCCGTGAGGCAAAAAGAGTTTCATAacaaatttgaagaatgtatagagagaatatttgaattatcccggctagtcataaaccaaaaaatcgaaccaaactgaaccaaaccgacaataaccaaaccggtggttattattttacttggtttggttatggttttcgACATTTAAAAATcgattaaattgatttggttatggttttaatcaataaccgacccaaaccgaaccatgaacacccctacttATGGTCAGATAGAATTCTAACTACGGCAACTTAAGTTTCATGTTACCTGCACGGCGAGCTTATTTCGAGACCGGCTTACCCAACAAGGACAGGAAATATTACACGTTactaaagttggagaaaaacagAAGCAGCATTACATGAATAGGTAGCAGATGTTCTTGAATTAAGTATTACATTATACACAACAAACACTTCCACCTAACTGCTATAGAAATACACACTTTGTTGGGTGAAAAAAATCAGTTCAGAACAGATGACAGACAGAACTATTTGAACAAAGCACACACTTGCCTGTTGTTCCTCAGGGCAACCAAACTTGCAACAACATCAGCAGAAAGAGCATAAATAGGACCATAAGCATGCAGAAAATACTCcttccccagaatagatgaaaGTGGTTCATACCTGTAGTAGTTGTACAGATTCAATGAGACAATACTGAagataagaacaacaataacccTGATAATTGACAACACAACTTTTCTTCGCATTTAGTCACTGGTATGTATTTATCTACACCTTTTCCTCAACATTGTCACAAGCTTCACAGCATCTATCAACAAGCATAAGCTGCTAATGATCATTCTTTTGGTCGGTTGCTAATGACCATTGTGTTCTCAAAATAAATAGGAGGGCAAGAcacataattataaaaaaataccaCGTATTACCATGTTATTATGTGTTACTTAATTTCCACCATAAAATCTGGAGGTcttgctttcttttttttctttttctgttttGGTTCTCCTGCAATTTAGCACATATTGATCTTCTCCTTATTGATGACTCAGAAATCTGTCTCGGCCAAACCTGTTGGACCAACCACAACATTCGCCCCCCCTCCCCCTACTCTTCTCCACTTAATTAACAGGCTTAGTTTGCATGGTGCAGGGCTCGAGCCAGTGACCTACATCACAAGTTCCTCAACCTTTGCCACTTGAACTAAGCCTGACGTCATTTAGCAcattttgatatttcactttttaTCCCTAGAAATACAGAGAGTAAGTTGCAATCTTCATGACTTCCAGTATGAATCAGTTCtactaaaaaaatcatatttgaacTACTATCTTAATAGTCCTGCCTAGTAATTTAGGATATTCAACTTGGAATGCATTTCACACATTAGGAAATAAACTTGACAAAATTAGTTTGCCAATTATATTAGTATATAGGAAACTCCTATCAGACTAACCATTTGAGCTTGGGGTCGGTGAAAACTGGACCCTTTTTCATGCATCCAAGGTATGTCTGTGAGTGAGACCGCTCTTTGGCCAAGAGCAATGAAAGGCGATCTGTTCATGGAATATCAAAGTAACACGAGGTCATCAAAAATTACAGTAGCATAGTAATCATAATACACACTCTCAATTAAAgaacaataagaataacaaaaCATCACAATTCTAGCTACCTGGCCGTAAATATATGTCATCATCAGCTTTAACATAGAACTCAGAATCATAAAGTGCATAGGCAGCCTTGAAAAAACCTAATCTGTAAAAGCATCTTGGTGTAAGTGTAGGTCACAAACAGAAGAGTAATGAATAATAAATGTCAGAACTAACGTTTTGTATGGGAGCTTACTGTACTCTTCTTCAATGTCTAATAGCACAAAATCATCATATTCTGCTACCTCTTTCTTAAGAGCTAACATCTTGGATTTATCACTTGTTCTACCAATAACAAATCTAAAAGCCAAGCCAGTGGCTTCTTCTAACCTGCAACATTCATTCAGCTGGTTCAGCAAAATATGTTCAAGCAAAATTCACAAATCTGGGGTAGTACAACTACACATATTGGTCAATTTCCAGTAAGTTCTTGCTGGTCAAGTTTCAGGACACAGTTAGATCAAATAGTCAGCATGTGACAATTGATTCGGAGAAcatgaaattataattattttgaatcaaGTTTATGGAAACCACATCCATATTGGGTATCTTTTCACGATACCACATTAGTGGTGAGAGCatgaaattatttgaaatagatCTTCATTCTGGTTAGGAAGACAACAAACAATACATTAAGTACTCTCACCACATCTTACTAATAATCCAAAAACAATTTAAGATGTGACTTTCATTTTTATAACAACAATATCAATCCACATACTGTAAATATTCCTACTGCAACTGCCTCCCAAAGCTACATAAACTCAAAGAACGTGCCTTTTTGTTCTCGAAAAGAAAATGAAGCTAGTTTTCGCTTTCAAAACTGAAGTTGAAGTAGAGAGAGTTAAAATCTATCAATCAGTCAATCAACTACACCTCAATTCAAACTAGTTGGGGTTGGCATATATGAATCAATTCTGGTATATTAGGATCCAAGAGTAATTTCAGATCTGAAACTAAAATCTTCCCATCTGTCCAACCCCGTAGAATTAATCTAGGTGTGAACAAGCTACTCCAAATAACACGATTATCAATAAAAATGATCCGAAACTAGAATCTTACACAATATCAACCCGTATTCTGTAAATATTCCTACTTCCATTTCGTCCCTAAAGCTACATAAACTCAAAGAACCTGCCTttttgttcttgaaaaaaaaatgaagctaGTTCTTGCTTTCAAAACTGAAGCTGGAGCAGAGAGAGTTAAAATCTATCTATCAGTCAAAAATCAACTACACCTCAATCCAAATTATCTGGGTTCGGCAAATATGAATCAGTTCGGCTCTACTAGGATCCACGAGCAATTTAAGACCTTGCGTCTCTATCCCACAAAGATAGAAGTAAGGTATGCGTACATCCCCACCCTCCCTTAACcacacttgtgggattacaccgGATATGTTATTGTCGAGCAATATAAGATCTGAAACTAAAATCTTTCCATCTGTCCAACCCCATAGAATTAGTCTAGGTGCGCACAAGCTAGTCTAGGTACCACGGTTAACAATAAAAATGATCTGAAACTAAAATCTTACACAATATCCTCTACATAAATGAAGTATGAATAAAAGAATATTTACATTTAgacaagaaaaaaaagggtaTACTTTTGAAGCCCATTGTGATCAGATGGAAACCAAGTCCTCCGCAATGATCTCCGGCGAGCAACCGATCCAAACCCAGTCTGAATTCCAACAAAACCCATTACTTTATGCCTCTTATACCCTCCATCAGTAACCCCACTttctcctcctccatttctatcCCAAGCAACAGAAACAGATCTGGGTTCAGCATATTTACAGCTATACCCAAAACTCCTCGAAATCGCAATAAACCCGAAAACAAAACCAGCAAAACCGATAAGAAAACATAGAATCAAGATTGTTGATCTACGGGAATGGGAGTAGTACGCATAGGATGGTCGAGCAGTGAAGATTTTTGGGTTTGAAGGCATTTCTAGACAAATGGGGTTGTTGAAAAACTggggaaaaaaaattcaagaatcggATTTGAGGTTTTTAAGCAGTGTAGTGAAGATTCAAAAGAATCAGATTACAGAGAGTTATAGTTGCAGATTTCTACTCAGATTTACAAAATTTGGAGTAAAGTTCATGAGAATATAGTTTACCAATTTTTGTACTAAACTTCAAAACTGAATATTCATAAAAATGTCTTCTTGATTTGTAAACTATATGTATTTTGAGTTGCCGGTTGTTGGGATAATTTTCTATGTGACAGTTTGTTTGAATGGTTGTTACTAGTAACCCTGTAGTGTTAGTTTAACCGTTCATTCAACCAACGAGGTTACAAAAGCATAAGCAACTTTCATCTCtgttatacatgtattagtaaAATAAGGATATAGTATTAATTGATGAGATCAATGTTAGGTGGAGTTAAGCGAAGTGGATGTGTGAACAAATCAAGAGAAGCAAAATTAGGAAAGAAGTTATTCGGAACGAGGTAGGATTGATCTATGTGAAGGTCAAGATGCAAAATGTGAAATTCTTTGGTCATGTAAAGAATATATGCAAATATCAAGAGATGTAACAGGATGACATTGTGGATCTCAGTAGAGGTAGATGTAGACCTAAAAAGTATTAGGTTCAAGGTAATTAGGCAGATTATATCGCAAATTCAACTCACCAAGGACATGTCCCTTGATGTGGTGGTGGTAGAATATTAACATAAAAGGATAGTAGACGAGCGGAGTATATTTTCTTTTCCATTCCCAAAGTATTAGTATTCTTCTTGTTTTTTTCATCTATCTTTAAATTACTA
Proteins encoded in this window:
- the LOC129877400 gene encoding probable beta-1,3-galactosyltransferase 14; the protein is MPSNPKIFTARPSYAYYSHSRRSTILILCFLIGFAGFVFGFIAISRSFGYSCKYAEPRSVSVAWDRNGGGESGVTDGGYKRHKVMGFVGIQTGFGSVARRRSLRRTWFPSDHNGLQKLEEATGLAFRFVIGRTSDKSKMLALKKEVAEYDDFVLLDIEEEYSKLPYKTLGFFKAAYALYDSEFYVKADDDIYLRPDRLSLLLAKERSHSQTYLGCMKKGPVFTDPKLKWYEPLSSILGKEYFLHAYGPIYALSADVVASLVALRNNSFRMFSNEDVTIGAWMLAMNVNHENNKQLCEPECTASSIAVWDIPKCSGLCNPEKKMLELHANDACSKSPTLPSEDD